Proteins from a genomic interval of Ornithodoros turicata isolate Travis unplaced genomic scaffold, ASM3712646v1 Chromosome12, whole genome shotgun sequence:
- the LOC135371756 gene encoding uncharacterized protein LOC135371756 yields MRPILAPVLALLVIAYFTRSNVIPGFSLLDYRGHLSSTYGRTQREDSYVKRLSGALHETSAYVTHTITEATYLLLRSGNIPKWHEGSTVGLYPTALLDLSRMEKYLNEFLQRWTNPGQSSAILNASPTHMNEKLQALISELWSTLSATLMSPKKISATRRSAKPVLDLSQMKEYLNGFLKWWVNPSQSSAIPNASPTDITEKLQDVISDLRGTLSDKPVFPKKTSAGRPPAADVSKILNAVNVIIENKLGDVIEEIKTMSDELENTTEEQAEQVKIMLKYIQEVLVRTRKDVLEKLVSFSLYSAHAKDIVRANCEKLDEYINERSKSLKNS; encoded by the exons ATGAGACCAATACTCGCGCCAGTCCTTGCTCTCCTGGTCATTGCAT ATTTCACAAGGTCAAACGTGATTCCAGGCTTCAGTTTGTT AGACTACAGAGGACATCTTAGTAGTACGTACGGACGAACACAGCGTGAAGACAGTTACGTTAAACGTCTATCAGGAGCACTTCATGAAACAAGCGCCTATGTTACACATACCATTACGGAGGCCACATATTTGTTGTTGAGaagcggaaatatcccaaagtGGCATGAAGGATCGACAGTCGGGTTGTACCCTACGGCACTACTGGATCTTTCCCGGATGGAGAAATACCTAAACGAATTCCTCCAGCGGTGGACGAACCCAGGCCAGTCCTCCGCAATACTAAACGCATCACCGACTCACATGAATGAAAAGCTGCAAGCGCTTATAAGCGAGCTGTGGAGTACATTAAGCGCTACTCTAATGTCTCCGAAGAAAATTTCTGCCACACGACGGTCTGCTAAGCCAGTACTGGATCTTTCCCAGATGAAGGAATATCTAAACGGATTTCTCAAGTGGTGGGTCAACCCCAGCCAGTCATCTGCCATACCAAATGCATCACCGACCGACATCACTGAAAAGCTACAAGATGTTATAAGTGATCTGCGGGGTACATTAAGTGATAAGCCAGTGTTTCCGAAGAAAACTTCAGCCGGAAGACCACCTGCGGCAGACGTTAGCAAGATTCTCAACGCTGTCAACGTGATCATAGAAAACAAATTAGGTGATGTGATTGAAGAAATTAAGACAATGTCTGACGAACTGGAAAATACAACTGAAGAGCAAGCCGAGCAAGTGAAAATTATGCTCAAGTATATTCAAGAAGTACTGGTACGTACCCGGAAGGATGTGCTGGAAAAGCTTGTGTCATTTAGCCTTTATTCTGCTCACGCAAAAGACATTGTTAGAGCAAACTGTGAGAAGCTGGACGAGTACATCAATGAACGGAGCAAGTCCCTAAAAAACTCGTAA
- the LOC135371751 gene encoding acetylcholinesterase-like: MPSQLKEDDFARHMLIVLVCCAVFAVGVLLVLKFSQPRGKLKGILANRETSFVVTTSTGDILGVQLDVYKVTVRAFYGIPYALPPRNGRRFSHPIAAYPWKGVHDGTAINARCPQRAQDYYFGRSSNVSIDEDCLYMNVYAPKVTHGGSAGRAVMVVLHGGSFSTGSNADDLYDARYLAAFGGVVVAVPNFRLNAFGFLRTTLHEAQGNQGLWDQLLAIQWIYENARVFGGKEDTLTLLGVDSGAIAAGLHMLSPVSRPYIKRAIMQGGSPFLVTEHVPYARKAEFEALARDVCFGGSHGISLSEEERLSCLKNASSWEILSNLDDFDGIHGRIFGPSYYDLDTELYITAIKSNHNEAERENLMDKDILIGFTANEGEYFLRQFFNSWSLQSVNRFPRAFVTVFQERLVLQYYSQRSLGSVFEYYYDRKNGISYQDSYIQACRFLGDVLVKCPVKMMADYVSRSGGNVFVYEFDYHLSPSLLNINVNHFTQWRGATHYADALFSLGYFFGLAYTRQVDNDTLSMSRRIIQKWAVFAESGVPDRRDDIKWPHYKVGDEKIAVLLLNKLRQRNISELGDACGRLLKSAESRTRTSHNG, translated from the exons ATGCCATCGCAACTGAAGGAAGATGATTTTGCTAGGCACATGCTCATTGTGCTTG TGTGCTGTGCCGTCTTCGCCGTAGGCGTCTTGCTTGTACTAAAGTTCTCGCAGCCAAGAGGAAAATTGAAGGGTATACTTGCAAACCGAGAGACCAGTTTCGTTGTCACGACCAGCACTGGGGACATCCTGGGTGTCCAATTGGATGTCTACAAAGTCACTGTTCGCGCTTTCTATGGCATCCCGTATGCACTGCCTCCCCGCAATGGACGTCGTTTCTCCCACCCGATCGCTGCCTACCCCTGGAAGGGCGTCCACGACGGTACCGCCATCAATGCCCGTTGCCCGCAGCGGGCTCAAGATTACTATTTCGGCCGATCCAGTAACGTGTCCATAGACGAAGACTGCCTCTATATGAACGTGTACGCACCCAAGGTAACACACGGTGGGTCAGCTGGTAGAGCGGTAATGGTTGTCCTGCACGGCGGTAGCTTCTCCACGGGCTCCAATGCGGACGATTTGTACGACGCGAGGTACCTGGCCGCTTTCGGAGGGGTTGTCGTGGCTGTGCCCAACTTTCGGCTGAACGCTTTTGGATTTTTACGAACTACACTACACGAAGCTCAAGGTAACCAGGGACTGTGGGACCAGTTACTAGCGATCCAATGGATATATGAGAACGCTCGCGTGTTCGGTGGGAAGGAGGACACCCTTACTCTTCTTGGTGTGGACAGCGGAGCCATCGCAGCGGGACTGCACATGTTGTCGCCGGTGAGCAGGCCGTACATCAAGAGGGCGATCATGCAAGGTGGAAGTCCCTTCCTCGTCACGGAGCACGTTCCTTATGCAAGGAAAGCAGAATTCGAAGCACTCGCTCGCGATGTGTGCTTCGGCGGTTCCCACGGAATCTCACTGTCCGAAGAGGAGCGGCTCAGTTGCCTGAAAAACGCGTCATCCTGGGAGATATTGTCCAACTTAGACGACTTTGATGGCATTCACGGACGTATATTTGGCCCGTCCTATTATGATCTCGATACGGAACTTTATATCACAGCGATAAAGAGCAACCATAACGAAGCAGAGAGGGAGAACCTAATGGACAAAGATATACTGATTGGCTTCACAGCAAACGAAGGGGAATACTTTCTGAGACAGTTTTTTAATTCCTGGTCCCTGCAGTCTGTGAACCGCTTCCCGAGGGCCTTCGTGACAGTATTCCAAGAGAGGCTTGTATTGCAATACTACTCACAAAGAAGTCTCGGTTCCGTCTTCGAGTACTACTATGATCGCAAGAATGGTATTTCATATCAAGACTCTTATATCCAAGCATGCAGATTCCTTGGCGACGTGTTGGTCAAATGTCCCGTGAAGATGATGGCAGATTACGTGTCTAGAAGCGGCGGAAATGTGTTCGTTTACGAGTTCGACTACCATTTATCCCCTTCTCTACTGAATATCAACGTGAACCACTTTACGCAGTGGCGCGGCGCCACTCACTATGCAGACGCCCTCTTCAGTCTCGGATACTTCTTTGGATTGGCGTACACCAGACAAGTTGACAACGACACCCTCTCCATGAGTCGACGCATCATCCAGAAGTGGGCTGTCTTTGCCGAGAGTGG GGTACCGGATCGTCGTGATGACATCAAGTGGCCGCACTACAAGGTCGGTGATGAGAAAATAGCCGTCCTTCTTCTGAACAAACTCCGCCAACGCAACATAAGTGAACTTGGCGACGCATGCGGTCGTCTTCTGAAGAGCGCCGAGTCGCGCACAAGGACATCTCATAATGGTTAA
- the LOC135371718 gene encoding acetylcholinesterase-like: MPSQLKEDDFARHMLIVLVCCAVFAVGVLLVLKFSQPRGKLKGILANRETSFVVTTSTGDILGVQLDVYKVTVRAFYGIPYALPPRNGRRFSHPIAAYPWKGVHDGTAINARCPQRAQDYYFGRSSNVSIDEDCLYMNVYAPKVTHGGSAGRAVMVVLHGGSFSTGSNADDLYDARYLAAFGGVVVAVPNFRLNAFGFLRTTLHEAQGNQGLWDQLLAIQWIYENARVFGGKEDTLTLLGVDSGAIAAGLHMLSPVSRPYIKRAIMQGGSPFLVTEHVPYARKAEFEALARDVCFGGSHGISLSEEERLSCLKNASSWEILSNLDDFDGIHGRIFGPSYYDLDTELYITAIKSNHNEAERENLMDKDILIGFTANEGEYFLRQFFNSWSLQSVNRFPRAFVTVFQERLVLQYYSQRSLGSVFEYYYDRKNGISYQDSYIQACRFLGDVLVKCPVKMMADYVSRSGGNVFVYEFDYHLSPSLLNINVNHFTQWRGATHYADALFSLGYFFGLAYTRQVDNDTLSMSRRIIQKWAVFAESG; the protein is encoded by the exons ATGCCATCGCAACTGAAGGAAGATGATTTTGCTAGGCACATGCTCATTGTGCTTG TGTGCTGTGCCGTCTTCGCCGTAGGCGTCTTGCTTGTACTAAAGTTCTCGCAGCCAAGAGGAAAATTGAAGGGTATACTTGCAAACCGAGAGACCAGTTTCGTTGTCACGACCAGCACTGGGGACATCCTGGGTGTCCAATTGGATGTCTACAAAGTCACTGTTCGCGCTTTCTATGGCATCCCGTATGCACTGCCTCCCCGCAATGGACGTCGTTTCTCCCACCCGATCGCTGCCTACCCCTGGAAGGGCGTCCACGACGGTACCGCCATCAATGCCCGTTGCCCGCAGCGGGCTCAAGATTACTATTTCGGCCGATCCAGTAACGTGTCCATAGACGAAGACTGCCTCTATATGAACGTGTACGCACCCAAGGTAACACACGGTGGGTCAGCTGGTAGAGCGGTAATGGTTGTCCTGCACGGCGGTAGCTTCTCCACGGGCTCCAATGCGGACGATTTGTACGACGCGAGGTACCTGGCCGCTTTCGGAGGGGTTGTCGTGGCTGTGCCCAACTTTCGGCTGAACGCTTTTGGATTTTTACGAACTACACTACACGAAGCTCAAGGTAACCAGGGACTGTGGGACCAGTTACTAGCGATCCAATGGATATATGAGAACGCTCGCGTGTTCGGTGGGAAGGAGGACACCCTTACTCTTCTTGGTGTGGACAGCGGAGCCATCGCAGCGGGACTGCACATGTTGTCGCCGGTGAGCAGGCCGTACATCAAGAGGGCGATCATGCAAGGTGGAAGTCCCTTCCTCGTCACGGAGCACGTTCCTTATGCAAGGAAAGCAGAATTCGAAGCACTCGCTCGCGATGTGTGCTTCGGCGGTTCCCACGGAATCTCACTGTCCGAAGAGGAGCGGCTCAGTTGCCTGAAAAACGCGTCATCCTGGGAGATATTGTCCAACTTAGACGACTTTGATGGCATTCACGGACGTATATTTGGCCCGTCCTATTATGATCTCGATACGGAACTTTATATCACAGCGATAAAGAGCAACCATAACGAAGCAGAGAGGGAGAACCTAATGGACAAAGATATACTGATTGGCTTCACAGCAAACGAAGGGGAATACTTTCTGAGACAGTTTTTTAATTCCTGGTCCCTGCAGTCTGTGAACCGCTTCCCGAGGGCCTTCGTGACAGTATTCCAAGAGAGGCTTGTATTGCAATACTACTCACAAAGAAGTCTCGGTTCCGTCTTCGAGTACTACTATGATCGCAAGAATGGTATTTCATATCAAGACTCTTATATCCAAGCATGCAGATTCCTTGGCGACGTGTTGGTCAAATGTCCCGTGAAGATGATGGCAGATTACGTGTCTAGAAGCGGCGGAAATGTGTTCGTTTACGAGTTCGACTACCATTTATCCCCTTCTCTACTGAATATCAACGTGAACCACTTTACGCAGTGGCGCGGCGCCACTCACTATGCAGACGCCCTCTTCAGTCTCGGATACTTCTTTGGATTGGCGTACACCAGACAAGTTGACAACGACACCCTCTCCATGAGTCGACGCATCATCCAGAAGTGGGCTGTCTTTGCCGAGAGTGGGTGA
- the LOC135371752 gene encoding uncharacterized protein LOC135371752 has product MRPILAPVLALLVIAYFTRSNVIPGFSLLDYRGHLSSTYGRTQREDSYVKRLSGALHETSAYVTHTITEATYLLLRSGNIPKWHEGSTVGLYPTALLDLSRMEKYLNEFLQRWTNPGQSSAILNASPTHMNEKLQALISELWSTLSATLMSPKKISATRRSAKPVLDLSQMKEYLNGFLKWWVNPSQSSAIPNASPTDITEKLQDVISDLRGTLSDKPVFPKKTSAGRPPAADVSKILNAVNVIIENKLGDVIEEIKTMSDELENTTEEQAEQVKIMLKYIQEVLVRTRKDVLEKLVSFSLYSAHAKDIVRANCEKLDEYINERSKSLKNS; this is encoded by the exons ATGAGACCAATACTCGCGCCAGTCCTTGCTCTCCTGGTCATTGCAT ATTTCACAAGGTCAAACGTGATTCCAGGCTTCAGTTTGTT AGACTACAGAGGACATCTTAGTAGTACGTACGGACGAACACAGCGTGAAGACAGTTACGTTAAACGTCTATCAGGAGCACTTCATGAAACAAGCGCCTATGTTACACATACCATTACGGAGGCCACATATTTGTTGTTGAGaagcggaaatatcccaaagtGGCATGAAGGATCGACAGTCGGGTTGTACCCTACGGCACTACTGGATCTTTCCCGGATGGAGAAATACCTAAACGAATTCCTCCAGCGGTGGACGAACCCAGGCCAGTCCTCCGCAATACTAAACGCATCACCGACTCACATGAATGAAAAGCTGCAAGCGCTTATAAGCGAGCTGTGGAGTACATTAAGCGCTACTCTAATGTCTCCGAAGAAAATTTCTGCCACACGACGGTCTGCTAAGCCAGTACTGGATCTTTCCCAGATGAAGGAATATCTAAACGGATTTCTCAAGTGGTGGGTCAACCCCAGCCAGTCATCTGCCATACCAAATGCATCACCGACCGACATCACTGAAAAGCTACAAGATGTTATAAGTGATCTGCGGGGTACATTAAGTGATAAGCCAGTGTTTCCGAAGAAAACTTCAGCCGGAAGACCACCTGCGGCAGACGTTAGCAAGATTCTCAACGCTGTCAACGTGATCATAGAAAACAAATTAGGTGATGTGATTGAAGAAATTAAGACAATGTCTGACGAACTGGAAAATACAACTGAAGAGCAAGCCGAGCAAGTGAAAATTATGCTCAAGTATATTCAAGAAGTACTGGTACGTACCCGGAAGGATGTGCTGGAAAAGCTTGTGTCATTTAGCCTTTATTCTGCTCACGCAAAAGACATTGTTAGAGCGAACTGTGAGAAGCTGGACGAGTACATCAATGAACGGAGCAAGTCCCTAAAAAACTCGTAA